A region from the Methylocystis iwaonis genome encodes:
- a CDS encoding MFS transporter: MSVNLDDLVLGSASQDEDGATAMRAGQIVCACPASLPRADITDHRLTLAMGFGLAVLAQALVLTVLPEQSRLIAPSAERVGWPFTLLLIGAAMASFPAAMLVDSFGRRAAFGLGASLGAAGGALCAFAISKGNFFGLCLGAFWLGLAQGFALFYRHIAAQGAPRDGLIVLAGGAGAALLTPLFVSLLESPGAMLLAAAGLHIAALALSVRMPHARFGKPGPVERRLSRAFVIATIAGALAWFVMSAGMLHGPLTLAVCSAAPAFIGGAMGWHLFSMYGPAALAARWPALFPPLPIVGIGLAAMLLGAAAVLSAASVASVTAGLLAIGMGWGAVNVAALRLLHEGARPSRLALALHDVCLLGAAAAGALVF, translated from the coding sequence GTGAGTGTTAATCTCGATGATCTCGTTCTGGGGTCGGCTTCGCAGGACGAAGACGGCGCAACGGCCATGCGCGCCGGCCAGATCGTCTGCGCCTGTCCGGCCTCGCTGCCGCGCGCCGACATCACCGATCATCGGCTGACGCTGGCAATGGGCTTCGGGCTCGCTGTGCTGGCGCAGGCGCTGGTTCTCACCGTTCTCCCCGAGCAAAGTCGCCTCATCGCGCCGAGCGCCGAGCGCGTTGGCTGGCCCTTCACGCTCCTCCTCATCGGCGCGGCGATGGCAAGCTTTCCCGCTGCAATGCTCGTCGACTCTTTCGGGCGGCGCGCGGCTTTCGGACTTGGCGCGAGCCTTGGCGCGGCAGGCGGGGCGCTGTGCGCTTTCGCCATCAGCAAAGGCAATTTCTTCGGCCTGTGCCTCGGCGCCTTCTGGCTCGGGCTCGCGCAGGGCTTCGCGCTCTTCTACCGCCATATCGCCGCGCAAGGCGCGCCGCGCGACGGGCTGATCGTACTAGCCGGCGGCGCCGGCGCGGCGTTGCTGACGCCGCTCTTCGTGTCGCTCTTAGAGAGTCCGGGCGCCATGCTGCTGGCCGCCGCAGGCCTGCATATCGCGGCGCTCGCGCTCTCGGTGCGCATGCCGCATGCCCGCTTCGGCAAGCCGGGCCCAGTCGAAAGGCGCCTCTCGCGCGCTTTCGTGATTGCGACGATCGCGGGCGCTCTCGCCTGGTTCGTGATGTCGGCGGGCATGTTGCACGGGCCGCTGACGCTCGCCGTCTGTTCGGCCGCGCCTGCCTTCATCGGCGGCGCCATGGGCTGGCATCTCTTCTCGATGTATGGACCGGCGGCGCTTGCCGCGCGTTGGCCGGCGCTTTTCCCGCCGCTGCCGATCGTTGGAATCGGGCTTGCCGCCATGCTTTTGGGCGCCGCCGCAGTGCTTTCTGCCGCATCGGTCGCGAGTGTGACTGCGGGGCTGCTTGCGATCGGGATGGGATGGGGCGCCGTGAATGTTGCGGCTCTGCGTCTTCTGCATGAAGGCGCGCGCCCGTCGCGGCTTGCGCTCGCATTACACGATGTATGCCTGCTTGGCGCGGCGGCCGCAGGGGCTTTGGTGTTTTAA